One part of the Mariniflexile litorale genome encodes these proteins:
- the chrA gene encoding chromate efflux transporter, which translates to MSQHKELIEVAKLFLKLGSIAFGGPAAHIAMMEDEVVKKRKWMSQEHFLDLVGATNLIPGPNSTEITMHCGHERAGWKGLVVAGLCFIIPAVIITSVFAYMYQQYGSLPNVKPFIYGIKPAVIAIIIVAAIRLGEKAVKSNELAILGILTLVACLLGVNEIVALFGCGLLGLIFHIVKNKQSNLNSFIPFLFIQLTNPTNIGSLKIFLAFLKVGAILYGSGYVLFAFLDSELVANGWLTRQVLIDAVAVGQITPGPVLSTATFIGWQMNGFSGAFVATIAIFLPSFIFVLVLNPLIPRMRKSKIMRAILDAVNVAAVALIIAVCFKMGKDSIIDWRTIAIAIISLIMVFIFKKINRALIVFGGAILGYFLTLI; encoded by the coding sequence ATGTCTCAACATAAAGAATTAATAGAAGTAGCAAAACTATTTTTAAAGCTTGGCAGCATTGCCTTTGGCGGTCCAGCAGCTCATATTGCCATGATGGAAGATGAAGTTGTTAAGAAACGAAAGTGGATGTCCCAAGAACACTTTCTAGATCTTGTTGGAGCCACAAACTTAATTCCAGGGCCAAATTCAACCGAAATAACCATGCACTGTGGTCATGAACGTGCTGGGTGGAAAGGTTTAGTTGTGGCGGGTTTGTGCTTTATTATTCCAGCGGTAATTATTACGTCTGTTTTTGCATATATGTATCAACAGTATGGCTCGTTACCAAATGTAAAACCATTTATATATGGTATTAAACCTGCAGTTATTGCCATCATTATAGTTGCTGCTATTCGACTTGGTGAAAAAGCCGTTAAAAGCAACGAACTTGCCATTTTAGGTATCTTAACACTAGTTGCATGTTTACTGGGGGTTAATGAAATTGTTGCACTTTTTGGATGCGGATTGTTAGGTCTTATTTTTCATATTGTAAAAAATAAGCAATCAAATTTAAATAGTTTTATTCCATTTTTATTTATTCAGCTAACAAACCCCACAAACATTGGAAGTCTAAAAATATTTCTTGCTTTTTTAAAAGTAGGTGCCATTTTATATGGCAGCGGTTACGTTTTATTTGCGTTTCTTGATTCTGAATTAGTTGCCAACGGCTGGCTAACCAGACAAGTACTAATTGATGCAGTTGCAGTTGGACAAATTACACCAGGTCCCGTTTTATCTACCGCTACATTTATCGGGTGGCAGATGAATGGATTCTCAGGAGCATTTGTGGCCACTATTGCTATTTTTCTGCCGTCTTTTATATTTGTTTTGGTTTTAAATCCTTTAATACCTAGAATGCGAAAATCTAAAATAATGAGAGCTATTTTGGATGCTGTAAACGTAGCGGCCGTTGCATTAATAATTGCTGTTTGTTTTAAGATGGGAAAAGACAGTATTATAGATTGGCGAACCATTGCTATTGCCATTATCAGTCTAATTATGGTTTTTATATTTAAAAAAATAAATAGAGCCCTTATCGTTTTTGGTGGTGCTATTTTAGGATACTTTTTAACTTTAATCTAG
- a CDS encoding multidrug efflux SMR transporter, with protein sequence MNWILLIIAGLFEVAFAACLGKAKETTGIVTTYWYIGFLVCLVISMLLLVKVTQKLPIGTAYAVWTGIGAVGTVLVGILLFKEPATFWRLFFISTLIISIVGLKVVSH encoded by the coding sequence ATGAACTGGATTTTATTAATAATAGCAGGACTCTTTGAAGTAGCGTTTGCTGCTTGTCTTGGCAAAGCTAAAGAAACAACAGGGATTGTAACCACATATTGGTATATTGGGTTTTTAGTTTGTTTAGTAATAAGCATGCTTCTTCTGGTAAAAGTGACCCAAAAACTACCCATTGGAACTGCTTATGCTGTATGGACAGGTATTGGAGCTGTAGGAACAGTGCTTGTCGGAATCTTGTTATTTAAAGAACCTGCAACATTTTGGAGATTATTTTTTATATCGACTTTAATTATTTCTATAGTTGGATTAAAAGTAGTTTCACATTGA
- the rpsU gene encoding 30S ribosomal protein S21, protein MLKIIIKDGENIERALKRYKRKHRNIKVMQNLREAQFFTKPSVKRRRQVQKASYIQNLRDQEDI, encoded by the coding sequence ATGTTAAAAATTATTATTAAAGATGGCGAAAACATAGAACGCGCCCTAAAACGTTATAAAAGAAAACATCGAAATATTAAAGTGATGCAAAATTTAAGAGAGGCGCAGTTTTTTACAAAACCATCTGTTAAAAGAAGACGACAAGTACAAAAAGCATCTTATATTCAAAATTTAAGAGATCAAGAAGATATTTAG
- a CDS encoding RNA polymerase sigma factor RpoD/SigA encodes MRQLKITKQVTNRESKSLDKYLQDISKIQLITAEEEVELAQRIRQGDQKALDKLTTANLRFVVSVSKQYQNQGLTLPDLINEGNAGLVKAAKRFDETRGFKFISYAVWWIRQAILQALAEQSRIVRLPLNKIGSINKINKAYSFLEQTHERPPSAEEIASNLELTISDVKQSMKISGRHVSMDAPLKEGETSTLYDVVNSNESPRPDMGLMKDSLVIEINRALAMLSDKEAEVIRNYYGISNAQPMSLEEIGEAFGLTRERVRQIKEKGIRRLRHASKSKVLKTYLG; translated from the coding sequence ATGAGGCAATTAAAAATTACGAAGCAAGTTACCAACCGGGAATCGAAGTCGCTTGATAAATACCTTCAAGATATTAGTAAAATTCAGCTTATTACAGCTGAAGAAGAGGTAGAATTAGCACAGCGCATACGACAAGGAGATCAAAAAGCTTTAGATAAACTCACAACGGCTAATTTACGTTTTGTGGTATCAGTCTCAAAACAATATCAAAATCAGGGTTTAACATTGCCCGATTTAATAAACGAAGGTAATGCTGGTTTGGTTAAAGCGGCGAAACGTTTTGACGAAACAAGAGGTTTTAAATTCATATCCTATGCGGTTTGGTGGATTAGACAAGCTATTCTTCAAGCTTTAGCTGAACAATCTCGAATAGTTAGATTACCTTTGAACAAAATTGGCTCTATCAATAAAATAAATAAAGCCTATTCGTTTTTAGAACAAACGCATGAAAGACCGCCAAGTGCCGAAGAAATTGCAAGTAATTTAGAGCTTACAATTAGCGACGTAAAGCAGTCTATGAAAATTTCGGGCAGACATGTTTCCATGGATGCACCTTTAAAAGAAGGCGAAACATCAACTCTGTACGATGTTGTGAATTCGAATGAGTCTCCTAGACCTGATATGGGTTTAATGAAGGATTCTCTAGTTATTGAAATAAATCGTGCTTTAGCTATGCTTTCGGATAAAGAAGCAGAAGTAATTAGAAATTATTACGGCATAAGTAATGCACAACCCATGAGCCTAGAAGAAATAGGAGAGGCTTTTGGTTTAACGCGTGAGCGTGTAAGACAAATAAAAGAAAAAGGCATTCGCAGATTGCGACATGCATCTAAAAGTAAAGTGTTAAAAACGTATTTGGGATAA
- a CDS encoding queuosine precursor transporter — MTLKDKLAAQQIYMLLGALFITSLVVSNLIFQKFFYWYPLDIEIFGSKLFIVSVGILPYPITFLITDLISEIYGKKRANQVVVAGIFASLFSVLIVYVADVVPAVSNSPINDTVFSHVFGRTILAVGASMTAYLFAQFIDIQIYHFWKRFTKGKHLWLRNNFSTFLSQFVDTFAVVFLLCFFEVLPWNMFQGLLISGFLFKVLIAVCDTPFLYLGVYLFKKRFNLKTDEELHLL, encoded by the coding sequence ATGACTTTAAAAGACAAACTCGCTGCCCAACAAATTTATATGCTCTTAGGAGCACTTTTTATAACATCTCTAGTAGTTTCAAATTTGATTTTCCAAAAATTTTTTTACTGGTATCCGTTGGACATCGAAATTTTTGGAAGCAAGCTATTTATTGTTTCTGTAGGTATTTTGCCTTATCCCATCACTTTTTTAATAACCGATTTGATAAGTGAGATCTACGGTAAAAAACGTGCCAACCAAGTGGTAGTTGCTGGTATTTTTGCATCTCTTTTCTCGGTGTTAATTGTGTATGTTGCCGATGTAGTCCCTGCAGTTTCAAATTCACCTATTAATGATACCGTGTTTTCACATGTTTTTGGACGCACTATATTGGCTGTTGGCGCTAGTATGACGGCCTATTTATTTGCCCAGTTTATAGATATTCAAATTTATCATTTCTGGAAACGGTTTACTAAAGGTAAACATTTATGGCTGCGCAATAATTTTTCAACCTTTTTATCGCAATTTGTCGATACCTTTGCAGTCGTGTTTTTGTTGTGTTTTTTTGAAGTACTACCCTGGAATATGTTTCAAGGTTTATTAATTAGCGGCTTTCTTTTTAAAGTACTTATTGCTGTTTGTGATACGCCGTTTTTATATTTAGGTGTTTATTTATTCAAAAAACGATTCAACCTAAAAACGGACGAAGAGCTTCATCTTCTTTAA
- a CDS encoding RNA methyltransferase, translating to MRKLKNSELNRLSVEDFKEIKKTPIIIVLDNIRSLNNIGSVFRTSDAFIVEKIYLCGITATPPHKDIHKTALGSTDTVDWEYAENTIELVEKLKTKNIKVVSIEQTENATMLDDFKPEKNTKYALIFGNEVKGVAQNVVSSSDVVLEIPQFGTKHSLNISVSCGVVVWDVFCKLKKLNK from the coding sequence GTGAGAAAACTAAAAAATAGTGAGTTAAACCGATTAAGTGTTGAAGATTTTAAAGAAATAAAAAAAACACCCATCATTATTGTATTAGACAATATTAGAAGTCTAAATAATATTGGGTCAGTTTTTAGAACCAGTGATGCCTTTATCGTTGAAAAAATTTACCTCTGCGGTATTACAGCAACTCCACCTCACAAAGACATTCACAAAACGGCATTAGGAAGTACCGATACGGTAGACTGGGAATATGCAGAAAACACCATCGAACTAGTCGAAAAACTAAAAACTAAAAACATAAAAGTTGTTTCTATCGAACAAACCGAAAATGCTACCATGTTAGACGATTTCAAACCAGAGAAAAACACCAAATACGCTTTAATTTTTGGTAATGAAGTAAAAGGCGTTGCCCAGAATGTGGTTAGCTCCAGCGATGTGGTGTTGGAAATTCCGCAATTTGGTACTAAGCATTCGTTGAATATTTCGGTGAGCTGCGGTGTGGTTGTTTGGGATGTGTTTTGCAAATTGAAGAAGTTGAACAAATAA
- a CDS encoding glycoside hydrolase family 28 protein, with translation MRTFLTLISLSLFFNCKQPNIGPDYSKLKTIPTKGQVGHLVLPDSIAPVIAPFKMATFEKPTFPNRSINIADKHAIETNLVTDIIQNAIDELSSLGGGTVIVPKGTWKTGRISLKSNINLHFEEGSIVKFSTDVKDYQPAVFTRVESMEVMSLAACIYANNQENIAITGKGRLIGPYGGEVKKRSYMTPIESLVDLTKPAEERIHDGSIEDWIFPPKFISPVNCKKVYIEGVSLENTAFWNIVPVYCDNVIIRGVSVNSVGIPRGDGIDIESSKNVLIEYCTLSTGDDAFTMKSGRGEDGLNVNRATENVVVRYCLALKGHGGITCGSETAGIIRNLYVHDCVFDGTGVGIRFKTRRPRGGGGENLYYDRIRMNLEATCIKWDMLGTRAYVGELADRLPVREVNDLTPYYKNISISNIIIENGTHFLKVYGIPESPLTNLTIDNVDANCDKLIILNDVKNVSIRNTSIKTPDSIIDVIGGKNISFDKVLLSTKPSALTMPNETIETKGIHFNDGDL, from the coding sequence ATGAGAACTTTTCTTACTTTAATTTCCCTATCATTATTTTTTAATTGTAAGCAACCAAATATTGGCCCCGATTACAGTAAACTTAAAACGATACCAACCAAGGGTCAGGTGGGACATCTAGTTTTACCAGATTCTATAGCTCCTGTTATTGCTCCTTTTAAAATGGCAACATTTGAAAAACCGACATTTCCAAACAGAAGTATCAATATTGCAGATAAACATGCTATTGAAACTAATTTAGTTACAGATATCATACAAAATGCTATTGATGAATTAAGTAGTTTAGGAGGAGGTACTGTAATTGTTCCTAAAGGCACATGGAAAACAGGACGTATTTCATTAAAAAGCAATATAAACCTCCATTTTGAAGAAGGCTCCATTGTTAAATTCAGCACCGATGTAAAAGATTACCAACCGGCTGTTTTTACACGTGTAGAAAGTATGGAGGTTATGTCGCTTGCTGCATGCATCTATGCCAATAATCAAGAAAATATAGCAATAACAGGAAAAGGACGACTTATTGGTCCTTATGGAGGTGAAGTAAAAAAACGCTCCTACATGACTCCCATTGAAAGCCTTGTTGATTTAACAAAACCAGCAGAAGAACGTATTCATGATGGTTCTATAGAAGATTGGATTTTTCCTCCTAAATTCATTTCACCCGTTAATTGTAAGAAAGTTTATATTGAAGGCGTTTCATTAGAAAATACAGCCTTTTGGAATATTGTTCCTGTATACTGTGACAATGTAATTATTCGAGGGGTTTCAGTAAACTCGGTCGGTATTCCTCGTGGTGATGGTATTGATATTGAATCATCTAAAAATGTACTTATAGAATATTGTACTTTAAGTACTGGCGATGATGCCTTTACGATGAAATCTGGACGTGGCGAAGATGGACTTAATGTAAATAGAGCTACTGAAAATGTAGTGGTTCGTTATTGTTTGGCATTAAAAGGTCATGGCGGTATTACTTGCGGAAGCGAAACAGCGGGTATCATTAGAAACTTATATGTACACGATTGTGTATTTGATGGTACAGGCGTTGGTATCCGATTTAAAACACGACGCCCAAGAGGAGGCGGAGGTGAAAATTTGTATTACGACAGAATCCGAATGAATCTTGAAGCCACCTGCATAAAGTGGGATATGTTAGGTACACGTGCTTATGTAGGCGAATTAGCAGATAGACTGCCTGTTAGAGAAGTTAATGACCTAACACCTTATTATAAAAACATATCTATTTCTAATATTATTATTGAAAATGGCACCCACTTTTTAAAAGTTTATGGCATTCCAGAATCGCCACTAACTAACTTAACCATCGATAATGTAGATGCCAATTGTGATAAATTAATTATCTTGAACGATGTTAAAAATGTAAGCATAAGAAACACAAGTATTAAAACACCGGATAGCATTATTGATGTTATTGGCGGCAAAAATATAAGTTTTGATAAGGTTCTTTTAAGCACAAAACCGAGTGCCTTAACTATGCCAAATGAAACTATTGAAACCAAAGGTATTCATTTTAATGATGGTGATTTATAA
- a CDS encoding gamma carbonic anhydrase family protein, with the protein MPIIKPVNGKSPQLPDDCYIAENATIVGDVEAGTQCSIWFNAVIRGDVNYIKMGNKVNVQDGAVIHATYLTAPTNIGNNVSIGHNAIIHGCTIHDNVLVGMGSIVMDNCIIESNSIIAAGAVVTQNTRVESGSIYAGVPAVKIKDISQELISGQIDRIANNYIKYSSWFKE; encoded by the coding sequence ATGCCAATAATAAAACCAGTAAACGGAAAATCACCTCAATTACCAGACGATTGTTATATAGCCGAAAACGCCACCATAGTAGGTGATGTAGAAGCAGGAACCCAATGCAGTATTTGGTTTAATGCCGTTATTCGTGGCGACGTAAACTATATAAAAATGGGCAATAAAGTAAATGTACAAGACGGTGCTGTTATCCATGCCACTTATTTAACCGCACCTACTAATATTGGTAATAACGTATCCATAGGACACAATGCTATAATACATGGTTGTACCATTCACGACAATGTTTTAGTGGGCATGGGAAGTATTGTTATGGATAATTGTATTATAGAAAGCAATAGTATTATTGCAGCGGGAGCTGTAGTGACCCAAAATACGAGGGTTGAATCGGGTAGCATTTATGCAGGTGTGCCAGCTGTAAAAATAAAAGATATTAGCCAAGAGCTAATTTCAGGGCAAATAGACCGTATTGCTAATAACTATATAAAATATTCTAGTTGGTTTAAAGAGTAA
- a CDS encoding AsmA-like C-terminal region-containing protein, with the protein MKKALKITGISLLILIVLLIASPFVFQSQIKDMVKRFINENLNAQVEFSDVNLSFIKSFPQAHVSVNDLAITNFEPFKGDTLVSAKSIAFTMSIKELFKKANDPIIVNSIYADSVLLNLKTNASGATNYDITKEKENAAATESGNFAFDIQDYQIKNSTFNYLIEDSKMSFKISELNHEGKGVFSAEKSELDTKSDAKVSFTMDGTNYLNNNPIKLDALIGLDLENSKYTFKENKALINQLPIEFDGFVQLLENGQNIDITFENPESSFKNFLAIIPETYSKNIENVETTGDFKIKGIIKGQVTEETIPMLDISIKSNNASFKYPDLPKRVENIVIDTEIKNTTGKAEDTYVAINTLNFKIDQDVFKSSATIKNITGNMLVNADIDGVLNLANIAKVYPVDFKMALSGILKAKVNTAFDMEAIEKNAYERIKSSGSIGLSNFKYASEDFKNPLQISDAAVTFNPETVSLNTFKAQTGKTDLNATGTIKNLLGYMFSNKTLQGNFNLTSNTFAVNDFMSDEAPAETESKTEGAKKAVSKTESIKIPAFLDCTINAQANTVIYDNMQLKNAKGALVIKDEQLQLQNFTTNLFDGQLAVSGFVSTKTDTPTFSMDLGINSFDIAKSFQGIELFQNLAPLMKVVEGKINTTLNLKGNLTDDFTPNLSSLSGSALSEILSSTVNPSNAEVLNKLSSSLSFIDFKKLNLNDLKTQFTFNDGKVSVKPFHVKYQDIDIEVAGSHGFDKTLAYNAVFNVPAKYLGSEITSLIAKIDDASAKNITIPITAIIGGSYTSPTVKTDLTSGVSSLTKQLVEIQKQKLLNQGKDKVNNMLGDLIAGNKAKKDSATTTQNNTVKDVLGGIVGGNKTTTTDSTKTSTTKNAVKNVLGGLLSGKKKQKDTVK; encoded by the coding sequence ATGAAAAAAGCTCTTAAAATCACCGGAATATCCCTACTTATCCTTATCGTACTTTTAATTGCCAGTCCATTTGTGTTTCAATCACAAATAAAGGATATGGTTAAACGCTTTATTAACGAAAACCTAAATGCTCAAGTAGAATTTAGCGATGTTAATTTAAGTTTTATTAAAAGTTTTCCTCAGGCACATGTAAGTGTAAACGATTTAGCAATTACTAATTTTGAACCTTTTAAAGGAGACACTTTGGTTAGCGCGAAAAGTATAGCGTTCACCATGTCTATAAAAGAGCTGTTCAAAAAAGCTAACGACCCGATTATAGTAAATTCTATATATGCCGATAGTGTATTGCTAAATTTAAAAACCAATGCTTCTGGCGCTACCAATTATGATATTACTAAAGAAAAAGAAAACGCTGCAGCTACTGAATCTGGTAACTTTGCTTTTGATATTCAAGATTATCAAATAAAAAATAGCACTTTTAATTATTTAATCGAAGACTCTAAAATGTCTTTTAAAATTTCTGAGTTAAACCATGAAGGAAAAGGAGTTTTTTCAGCAGAAAAATCAGAATTAGACACGAAAAGTGATGCTAAAGTGAGCTTTACAATGGATGGAACCAATTATTTAAATAATAATCCTATAAAATTAGATGCTTTAATTGGTTTAGATTTAGAAAACAGTAAATATACTTTTAAAGAAAATAAAGCGCTTATCAATCAATTACCTATCGAATTTGATGGTTTTGTACAATTGCTTGAAAACGGTCAAAATATTGATATTACGTTCGAAAACCCAGAATCGTCATTTAAAAATTTTTTAGCAATAATACCTGAAACTTATTCTAAAAATATTGAAAATGTAGAGACTACAGGTGATTTTAAAATTAAAGGGATCATAAAAGGTCAGGTTACCGAAGAAACCATTCCTATGTTGGATATTAGTATTAAATCCAATAACGCCTCATTCAAATACCCCGATTTACCAAAACGTGTTGAAAACATTGTTATTGATACCGAAATTAAAAACACCACTGGTAAAGCAGAAGATACGTATGTGGCTATAAATACCTTAAATTTTAAGATAGATCAAGATGTTTTTAAATCGTCTGCAACTATAAAAAATATAACAGGTAACATGCTTGTGAATGCAGATATTGATGGGGTTCTTAATTTAGCAAATATTGCGAAAGTGTATCCAGTTGATTTTAAAATGGCATTAAGTGGTATTTTAAAAGCCAAAGTTAATACAGCTTTCGATATGGAGGCGATTGAGAAAAATGCCTACGAACGTATAAAAAGCAGTGGAAGTATAGGCCTGAGTAATTTTAAATATGCTTCGGAAGACTTTAAAAATCCATTACAAATTTCAGATGCCGCCGTTACTTTTAATCCAGAAACGGTTTCATTAAATACATTTAAAGCTCAAACGGGTAAAACCGATTTAAATGCAACAGGTACGATTAAAAATTTATTAGGTTATATGTTTAGTAACAAAACCTTACAGGGGAACTTTAATTTGACCTCCAATACTTTTGCTGTAAATGATTTTATGAGTGATGAAGCACCTGCTGAAACAGAAAGCAAAACAGAGGGTGCAAAAAAGGCGGTAAGCAAAACGGAGTCTATAAAAATCCCTGCATTTTTAGATTGTACTATAAATGCACAAGCTAATACCGTTATTTATGATAATATGCAATTAAAAAATGCTAAAGGAGCTCTAGTTATTAAAGATGAACAGTTACAGCTACAAAATTTTACCACTAATTTATTTGATGGTCAATTAGCCGTTTCGGGTTTTGTTTCGACTAAAACCGATACACCAACTTTTAGTATGGATTTGGGTATTAATAGTTTTGATATTGCTAAATCGTTTCAAGGCATTGAGTTATTTCAAAATTTAGCACCTTTAATGAAGGTAGTAGAAGGAAAAATAAACACAACTCTAAATTTAAAAGGTAATTTAACCGATGATTTTACGCCTAATTTAAGCAGTTTATCGGGTAGTGCTTTATCTGAAATTCTATCGTCTACAGTGAATCCATCAAATGCCGAAGTATTAAACAAACTAAGTAGTTCTTTAAGTTTTATTGATTTCAAAAAACTGAATTTAAACGATTTAAAAACACAATTCACATTTAATGACGGTAAAGTAAGCGTAAAACCATTCCACGTAAAATATCAAGATATCGATATTGAAGTTGCGGGTTCGCATGGCTTCGATAAAACGTTGGCTTATAATGCGGTATTTAATGTGCCTGCAAAATATTTGGGTAGTGAAATTACGAGTCTTATTGCAAAAATAGACGACGCTTCAGCAAAAAACATTACCATTCCAATTACAGCAATTATAGGTGGTAGTTACACAAGCCCTACTGTAAAAACCGATTTAACAAGTGGTGTTTCCAGCTTAACAAAACAATTGGTCGAAATTCAAAAACAAAAATTACTTAACCAAGGCAAAGATAAAGTAAACAATATGCTTGGTGATTTAATTGCTGGCAATAAAGCTAAAAAGGATTCAGCTACCACTACTCAAAATAATACCGTAAAAGATGTGCTTGGTGGCATCGTTGGAGGTAACAAAACAACAACTACCGATTCTACTAAAACAAGTACAACTAAAAATGCTGTTAAAAATGTACTCGGGGGGTTGTTAAGTGGTAAGAAAAAGCAAAAAGACACAGTTAAATAA
- a CDS encoding DUF2797 domain-containing protein, translating into MTYQGVLTKMATEFSSPIEYYLVFENDFLNMNQLLNKTITIQFVKYQCLNCGLDKPIYRQGFCKSCFFEIPQAADWIMRPELSMAHLDKEDRDLEFEKKAQLQPHIVYLANSSNVKVGVTRKSQVPTRWIDQGAHEAIEIVEVPNRYLAGITEVALKDHVGDKTNWRTMLKNDVVDENLVEWREKLKQYIPDEAKDYFIETNTETTLEFPVEKYPKKPTSLNLIKDQIYTGKLTGIKGQYLIFEDDTVFNVRGNEGLVVAISL; encoded by the coding sequence ATGACTTATCAAGGTGTTTTAACAAAAATGGCGACAGAATTTTCAAGTCCTATTGAATACTATTTAGTGTTTGAAAATGATTTTTTAAATATGAATCAGTTACTTAATAAAACCATTACAATTCAATTTGTTAAATACCAATGTTTAAACTGTGGTTTAGATAAACCCATTTACCGTCAAGGGTTCTGTAAAAGTTGTTTTTTTGAAATACCGCAAGCAGCCGATTGGATTATGCGCCCAGAATTAAGTATGGCCCACTTAGATAAGGAAGACCGTGATTTAGAATTCGAAAAGAAAGCACAACTACAACCTCATATTGTATATTTAGCTAACTCTAGCAATGTTAAAGTGGGTGTTACCAGAAAAAGTCAAGTACCAACCCGTTGGATAGACCAAGGCGCACATGAAGCTATTGAAATTGTTGAAGTACCAAATAGGTATTTAGCAGGTATTACTGAGGTGGCTTTAAAAGATCATGTTGGTGACAAAACCAATTGGCGAACCATGTTAAAGAATGATGTTGTAGACGAAAATTTGGTAGAATGGAGAGAGAAGTTGAAACAATACATTCCAGATGAAGCTAAAGATTATTTTATTGAAACGAATACAGAAACCACTTTAGAATTTCCCGTTGAAAAGTACCCTAAAAAACCAACTAGTTTAAACTTAATAAAAGATCAAATTTACACGGGTAAACTTACAGGCATAAAAGGGCAATATCTTATTTTTGAAGATGACACTGTTTTTAATGTGCGTGGAAATGAGGGATTAGTGGTTGCTATTAGTTTATAA
- the folK gene encoding 2-amino-4-hydroxy-6-hydroxymethyldihydropteridine diphosphokinase — protein sequence MIHAKTFYIALGSNKGDKFKNLQDAIDLIYIRIGSVSHISKVYKSPAFGFDTEASAEDFLNACLVLESHLEPEILLQELLAIETVLGRVRTQNNKYEARSIDLDILFVEDAIINTETLQIPHPEMQKRKFVLLPLNDIAAKVKHSKLDKEVAVLLEECEDDSVVEPINIWLKNPNKTFDFSKLGYLAIEGNIGAGKTSLANKIAQDFNARLILEQFADNPFLPKFYEDASRYAFPLEMSFLAERYQQISDDLSQLDLFKDFIVSDYDVFKSLIFSKITLQEDEFKLYRKLFYLMYKELRKPDLYIYLYQNTARLQENIKKRGRDYEQNIENDYLEKINTGYLEFLKTQTDFNIKIIDISDRDFIENRSDYLWILGEICERD from the coding sequence ATGATACACGCAAAAACATTTTATATCGCATTAGGAAGCAATAAAGGTGATAAATTTAAAAACCTCCAAGACGCTATCGATTTAATTTATATAAGAATTGGAAGTGTTTCCCATATTTCTAAAGTCTATAAATCGCCGGCATTTGGTTTTGATACCGAAGCTTCGGCAGAAGATTTTTTAAACGCTTGTTTAGTATTAGAAAGTCATTTAGAACCCGAAATCCTGCTTCAAGAACTACTCGCTATAGAAACAGTCTTAGGCCGTGTTCGAACTCAAAACAATAAATACGAAGCACGTAGTATCGATTTGGATATTTTATTTGTTGAAGATGCAATTATTAATACCGAAACCTTGCAAATACCGCATCCAGAAATGCAAAAGCGCAAGTTTGTTTTATTGCCTCTTAATGATATTGCAGCAAAAGTAAAACATTCTAAATTAGATAAAGAAGTTGCTGTTTTATTAGAAGAGTGCGAAGATGACAGTGTTGTAGAACCTATTAATATTTGGTTGAAAAACCCGAATAAAACGTTTGATTTTTCGAAACTTGGCTATCTGGCTATTGAAGGCAATATTGGTGCTGGGAAAACCAGTTTAGCTAACAAAATTGCGCAGGATTTTAACGCAAGACTTATTTTAGAACAGTTTGCCGACAACCCCTTTTTACCCAAGTTTTATGAGGATGCGTCGCGTTACGCTTTTCCGTTAGAAATGTCTTTTCTTGCTGAAAGGTACCAACAAATAAGTGACGACTTGTCACAGCTCGATTTGTTTAAAGATTTTATTGTGAGTGATTACGATGTATTTAAATCGCTAATATTTTCTAAAATTACCTTGCAAGAAGATGAGTTTAAGTTGTACCGCAAGTTGTTTTATCTCATGTATAAAGAGTTGCGAAAACCCGATTTATATATTTATCTATATCAAAACACCGCTCGTTTACAAGAAAATATTAAAAAACGCGGACGCGATTACGAACAAAATATCGAAAACGACTATTTAGAAAAAATTAATACTGGTTATTTAGAATTTTTGAAAACTCAAACCGACTTCAATATAAAAATCATTGATATTTCCGATAGAGATTTTATTGAAAATAGAAGTGATTATTTATGGATTTTAGGAGAGATTTGTGAACGCGATTAA